Proteins encoded within one genomic window of Amorphoplanes friuliensis DSM 7358:
- a CDS encoding type II toxin-antitoxin system VapB family antitoxin, with protein MIFKAVRDGAPYPDHHTTLKRWAEIPPRPIRLADLITTKRELALDKLLAEDSTFYGDLFPHVVEWHGGLYLEDGLHRALRAALQQRNQIHARVLVIGN; from the coding sequence GTGATCTTCAAAGCGGTACGGGACGGAGCGCCGTACCCCGACCATCACACGACACTCAAGAGGTGGGCCGAGATCCCGCCCCGCCCGATCCGGCTGGCCGACCTGATCACCACCAAGCGCGAGCTCGCGCTGGACAAGCTGCTGGCCGAGGACTCGACCTTCTACGGCGACCTCTTCCCGCACGTGGTCGAGTGGCACGGCGGTCTCTACCTCGAGGACGGCCTGCACCGTGCGCTGCGCGCCGCGTTGCAGCAGCGCAACCAGATTCACGCGCGGGTCCTCGTCATCGGCAACTAA
- a CDS encoding nitroreductase family protein: MEFDEVLRRRRMIRTYDPDRPVPPELVDKLIKHALRAPSAGFSQGWGFLVLQEQADRDLYWSVTAPADEPAAGSWLDRMRTAPLIIVALSNKSVYLDRYAQADKGWTDRDESRWPVPYWDIDTGFAALLIHLTAVNEELASLFFGVPAERVGPFREAFGVPEEFVPVGALTVGYPAADKRSPSLRRGHRPVDEVVHHGRWAGSLG, from the coding sequence ATGGAGTTCGACGAGGTCCTCCGCCGGCGCCGGATGATCCGCACGTACGACCCGGACCGCCCGGTGCCGCCGGAGCTCGTCGACAAGCTGATCAAGCACGCTCTGCGCGCGCCCTCGGCCGGCTTCTCGCAGGGCTGGGGCTTCCTCGTGCTCCAGGAGCAGGCCGACCGCGATCTCTACTGGTCGGTGACCGCCCCGGCCGACGAGCCGGCCGCCGGCTCCTGGCTGGACCGCATGCGCACCGCGCCGCTGATCATCGTGGCGCTCTCCAACAAATCGGTCTATCTCGACCGGTACGCCCAGGCGGACAAGGGCTGGACCGACCGCGACGAGAGTCGCTGGCCGGTGCCCTACTGGGACATCGACACGGGCTTCGCCGCGCTGCTCATCCACCTGACCGCGGTCAACGAGGAGCTGGCGTCACTGTTCTTCGGTGTGCCGGCCGAGCGTGTGGGTCCGTTCCGGGAGGCTTTCGGCGTTCCTGAGGAGTTCGTGCCGGTCGGCGCGCTCACCGTCGGATACCCGGCGGCGGACAAGAGGTCACCGTCACTACGCCGGGGGCACCGCCCGGTGGACGAGGTGGTGCATCATGGCCGATGGGCAGGCTCGCTAGGCTGA
- a CDS encoding DUF4230 domain-containing protein, with translation MAQSSETDEPTREYPEVEDQPTPAPAEPARRMGGFARVLVFTGVVFALIVAMCLGLRAVNVLPSFDNPFSDKTTDRSQPVLLQSMRDLSRYVAADGTFQVIVDLQENKENIPDFLLNKRTLFVGSGTVEEYVDFSTLAEGAITVNNDDKSVKIELPAPQQGQAALDMERSYVVAEERGLLNRIGGAFSSNPDQQQRVYQMAQQRISEAARSSGLDQRARDNTQKMLQGLLTSLGYTSVTVTFASP, from the coding sequence ATGGCCCAGTCCAGTGAGACCGACGAACCGACACGGGAGTATCCCGAGGTCGAGGACCAGCCCACACCTGCACCGGCGGAGCCCGCGCGCCGCATGGGCGGCTTCGCCCGTGTTCTCGTCTTCACCGGTGTCGTCTTCGCGCTGATCGTGGCGATGTGCCTCGGCCTGCGCGCGGTCAACGTCCTGCCCAGCTTCGACAACCCGTTCTCCGACAAGACGACGGACCGCAGCCAGCCCGTGCTGCTGCAGTCGATGCGCGACCTCAGCCGCTACGTCGCAGCCGACGGCACCTTCCAGGTCATCGTCGACCTGCAGGAAAACAAGGAGAACATCCCCGACTTCCTGCTCAACAAGCGGACGCTCTTCGTCGGCTCGGGCACGGTCGAGGAGTACGTCGACTTCAGCACCCTCGCCGAGGGCGCGATCACGGTCAACAACGACGACAAGTCCGTCAAGATCGAGCTGCCCGCACCGCAGCAGGGCCAGGCCGCCCTCGACATGGAGCGCAGCTACGTCGTGGCCGAGGAGCGCGGCCTGCTCAACCGCATCGGTGGCGCCTTCAGCAGCAACCCCGACCAGCAGCAGCGCGTCTACCAGATGGCCCAGCAACGCATCTCCGAGGCGGCGCGCAGCAGTGGCCTCGACCAGCGCGCCCGCGACAA
- the pdxH gene encoding pyridoxamine 5'-phosphate oxidase, whose amino-acid sequence MRRDYTEHGALLETGLAADWTGQFGRWFAEASAAGLPEPNAMIVATADTEGRPSARTVLLKGYDERGFVFFTNYASRKGTEVLANPAASLVFPWFPMQRQVLVAGAVEQVDRAETEAYFATRPRGSQLGAWASPQSQVVPDRAAVEAGLQAALERFGNDGDVPAPPHWGGLRVVPETVEFWQGRSNRLHDRLRFRRTEEGFVVERLAP is encoded by the coding sequence ATGCGGCGCGACTACACCGAGCACGGCGCGCTGCTCGAGACCGGCCTGGCGGCGGACTGGACCGGTCAGTTCGGCCGCTGGTTCGCCGAGGCGAGCGCGGCCGGGCTGCCCGAGCCCAACGCGATGATCGTCGCGACCGCCGACACCGAAGGCCGCCCGAGCGCCCGCACGGTGCTGCTCAAGGGGTACGACGAGCGCGGTTTTGTGTTCTTCACCAACTACGCCTCCCGTAAGGGCACCGAGGTGCTGGCCAACCCGGCCGCGAGCCTGGTCTTCCCGTGGTTCCCGATGCAGCGGCAGGTGCTCGTGGCCGGAGCCGTCGAGCAGGTGGACCGGGCCGAGACCGAGGCCTACTTCGCGACCCGTCCGCGCGGCTCGCAGCTGGGGGCGTGGGCCAGCCCGCAGAGTCAGGTCGTGCCGGACCGGGCTGCCGTCGAGGCCGGGCTGCAAGCGGCGCTCGAACGCTTCGGGAATGACGGGGACGTCCCCGCGCCGCCGCACTGGGGTGGGCTGCGGGTGGTGCCCGAGACGGTCGAGTTCTGGCAGGGCCGCAGCAACCGGCTGCACGACCGGCTGCGCTTCCGGCGTACCGAAGAGGGCTTTGTGGTGGAACGGCTCGCACCGTGA
- a CDS encoding acyl-CoA dehydrogenase family protein, with protein sequence MAVSPLDLLDLDALLTDEERDVRALARRVVDDRVRPHIAGWYERGEVPVRDLALEFGKLGLLGMHLTGYGCAGASAVAYGLACLELEAADSGVRSLVSVQGSLAMYAIWKYGSEDQKQQWLPGMAAGELIGCFGLTEPDHGSDPGNMATRARRDGDDWILTGGKMWITNAPVADVAVIWARTDEGVAGFAVPTSSPGFSAREVKLKLSLRASATGEITLDDVRVPESARLPDARGLKAPLSCLTEARFGIIWGALGAARDCLDTALAYAGSREQFGRPIAGFQLTQAKLADMALELQKGYLLALHLGRRHDEVGLRPEQVSVGKLNNVREAIKIARECRTILGANGISGEYPVLRHANNLESVLTYEGTSEIHQLVIGQKLTGLNAFGG encoded by the coding sequence ATGGCCGTCTCACCGCTCGATCTCCTCGACCTCGACGCCCTGCTGACCGACGAGGAGCGCGACGTCCGCGCGCTCGCCCGCCGGGTGGTCGACGACCGGGTCCGACCCCACATCGCCGGCTGGTACGAGCGTGGTGAGGTCCCCGTCCGCGACCTCGCCCTCGAGTTCGGCAAGCTCGGCCTCCTCGGCATGCACCTCACCGGGTACGGCTGCGCCGGCGCCTCCGCGGTCGCGTACGGCCTGGCCTGTCTCGAGCTGGAGGCCGCCGATTCCGGGGTGCGTTCCCTCGTCTCGGTGCAGGGTTCGCTGGCGATGTACGCCATCTGGAAATACGGCAGCGAGGACCAGAAGCAGCAGTGGCTGCCCGGCATGGCCGCGGGTGAGCTGATCGGCTGTTTCGGGCTGACCGAGCCCGACCACGGCTCCGACCCCGGCAACATGGCGACCCGGGCCCGCCGTGACGGCGACGACTGGATCCTGACCGGCGGCAAGATGTGGATCACCAACGCGCCGGTCGCCGACGTGGCCGTGATCTGGGCCCGGACCGACGAGGGGGTGGCCGGTTTTGCCGTCCCGACCAGCAGCCCGGGCTTCTCCGCCCGGGAGGTCAAGCTCAAGCTGTCGCTGCGCGCCTCGGCCACCGGTGAGATCACCCTCGACGACGTCCGCGTGCCCGAATCGGCCCGGCTCCCCGACGCGCGCGGCCTGAAGGCCCCGCTCTCCTGCCTCACCGAGGCCCGCTTCGGCATCATCTGGGGCGCGCTGGGTGCCGCCCGTGACTGCCTGGACACCGCCCTCGCGTACGCCGGCAGCCGCGAGCAGTTCGGCCGCCCGATCGCCGGTTTCCAGCTGACCCAGGCCAAACTGGCCGACATGGCCCTCGAGCTGCAGAAGGGCTACCTGCTGGCGTTGCACCTCGGGCGCCGGCACGACGAGGTGGGTCTGCGCCCCGAGCAGGTCAGCGTGGGCAAGCTCAACAACGTCCGCGAGGCCATCAAGATCGCCCGGGAGTGCCGCACGATCCTCGGCGCGAACGGCATCAGCGGCGAGTACCCGGTGCTCAGGCACGCGAACAACCTCGAAAGTGTGCTCACGTACGAGGGAACCTCGGAGATCCACCAGCTCGTCATCGGGCAGAAATTGACCGGTCTCAACGCGTTCGGCGGCTGA
- a CDS encoding MFS transporter, translated as MSQEPVEATEKVVEGKRKSWVIDVRPLRGVAYRRMWVGNGVAYFGFQFTSVAVPVEMFAITHSSAWVGLLGIAGLVPLLIFGLWGGAAADVVDRRKLLLASSTLAWIATVGLLVQAVLGLHSPIVLLALTAIQSAGFAISSPARQAIIPRIVPADLVPAANTLAYTTTTAGGVLGPLAAGLIFGAWSVDTGVTVAYAVDALLFTISFWATYRLPPIPPVLDDGVTEKPTAGLRGIADGLRFLVKQPVLLLSFAVDIIAMVLAMPRALFPEIAEDRFGGGSAVGWLFAAIAIGSVIGGLTSGWIGRIKRQGVALVIAVVGWGVAVGLAGLAHSLWLMVLLLAVGGAADLVSAVYRQSILQTFAPDRLRGRLQGVFTVVVAGGPRLGDLRAGATADITGPTASWAGGGFAAAGLAVVLALAFPALLRYRPPADAEVTR; from the coding sequence GTGAGTCAGGAGCCGGTGGAGGCGACCGAGAAGGTCGTGGAGGGAAAGCGCAAGAGCTGGGTCATCGATGTCCGGCCCCTGCGCGGCGTCGCCTACCGGCGGATGTGGGTGGGCAACGGCGTCGCGTACTTCGGCTTCCAGTTCACCTCGGTCGCCGTGCCGGTCGAGATGTTCGCGATCACGCACTCGTCCGCCTGGGTCGGTCTGCTCGGCATCGCGGGTCTCGTGCCGCTGTTGATCTTCGGCTTGTGGGGTGGCGCCGCGGCCGACGTGGTCGACCGGCGCAAACTGCTGCTGGCCAGCTCGACGCTGGCCTGGATCGCGACCGTCGGTCTGCTGGTGCAGGCGGTCCTCGGCCTGCACAGCCCGATCGTGCTGCTCGCGCTGACCGCGATCCAGTCGGCCGGTTTTGCGATCAGCTCACCCGCGCGGCAGGCGATCATCCCCCGGATCGTGCCGGCCGACCTGGTGCCGGCGGCGAACACCCTCGCCTACACGACGACCACCGCCGGGGGAGTGCTCGGACCCCTGGCCGCGGGCCTGATCTTCGGTGCCTGGTCGGTCGACACCGGCGTCACCGTCGCGTACGCCGTGGACGCGCTGCTGTTCACGATCTCGTTCTGGGCGACCTACCGGCTGCCGCCGATCCCGCCCGTGCTCGACGACGGGGTGACCGAGAAGCCCACGGCCGGCCTGCGTGGCATCGCCGACGGCCTGCGCTTCCTCGTCAAGCAGCCGGTGCTGCTGCTCTCGTTCGCGGTCGACATCATCGCGATGGTGCTGGCCATGCCGCGGGCGCTGTTCCCGGAGATCGCCGAGGACCGCTTCGGTGGCGGCTCGGCGGTGGGCTGGCTCTTCGCGGCCATCGCGATCGGTTCGGTGATCGGCGGTCTGACTTCGGGCTGGATCGGCCGGATCAAACGACAGGGTGTGGCCCTGGTCATCGCCGTCGTGGGCTGGGGTGTCGCGGTCGGCCTGGCCGGTCTTGCGCACTCGCTGTGGCTGATGGTGCTGCTGCTGGCCGTCGGCGGCGCAGCCGACCTGGTCAGCGCGGTCTACCGGCAGTCGATCCTGCAGACCTTCGCTCCCGACCGGCTGCGCGGGCGGCTGCAGGGCGTCTTCACCGTGGTGGTGGCCGGCGGGCCGCGACTGGGTGATCTCCGGGCCGGCGCGACAGCCGACATCACCGGCCCGACCGCCTCCTGGGCGGGCGGCGGGTTCGCGGCCGCGGGCCTCGCGGTGGTGCTCGCGCTCGCGTTCCCCGCCCTGCTTCGCTACCGTCCTCCCGCTGACGCGGAGGTCACCCGATAA
- a CDS encoding aldose 1-epimerase family protein has translation MTDVVAAKSGLQWSIEADGHRAVIVEVGGVLRGYSANGREILDGFGPDEMSPASAGQILAPWPNRIRDGHYTFEGTSYQLGLTEPDKHNAIHGLTNWSRWKLAEQTGDSVTVEFDLPPQIGYPWSLTLRTRWSVSADGLRSDQEVVNTSDRNAPWGFSVHPYLQLQGVAVDDTLLHVPGRSRVLADARLLPIGAVKVAGTDYDFTEPRRVGSAVLDTTWGDIDHDADGGSAVTIAAPSGDQSVTVWGDENFRWWQVFSGDTLTGERFRRSFAIEPMTCPPDAYRSGRDLIVLEPGQTWRASWGVRSTAA, from the coding sequence ATGACTGACGTCGTGGCGGCGAAATCTGGGTTGCAGTGGTCCATCGAGGCCGACGGCCACCGGGCCGTGATCGTGGAGGTCGGCGGCGTCCTGCGCGGCTACTCCGCGAACGGGCGGGAGATCCTGGACGGCTTCGGGCCGGACGAGATGTCCCCCGCCTCGGCCGGTCAGATCCTCGCGCCCTGGCCCAACCGGATCCGCGACGGGCACTACACCTTCGAGGGCACGTCCTACCAGCTGGGGCTGACCGAGCCGGACAAGCACAACGCCATCCACGGGCTCACGAACTGGTCCCGCTGGAAGCTCGCCGAGCAGACCGGCGACTCGGTGACGGTCGAGTTCGACCTGCCGCCGCAGATCGGTTACCCCTGGTCACTGACGCTGCGGACCCGGTGGAGCGTCTCCGCCGACGGCCTGCGCTCCGACCAGGAGGTCGTCAACACCAGCGACCGGAACGCGCCCTGGGGCTTCTCGGTCCACCCGTACCTCCAGCTGCAGGGGGTCGCGGTCGACGACACGCTGCTGCACGTGCCCGGTCGCAGCCGGGTGCTGGCCGACGCCCGGCTCCTGCCGATCGGCGCGGTCAAGGTCGCCGGCACCGACTACGACTTCACGGAGCCGCGCCGCGTCGGTTCCGCGGTCCTGGACACGACGTGGGGTGACATCGACCACGACGCCGACGGCGGTTCCGCGGTCACGATCGCCGCGCCGTCGGGCGATCAGTCCGTGACCGTCTGGGGCGACGAGAATTTCCGCTGGTGGCAGGTCTTCAGCGGCGACACCCTGACCGGTGAGCGCTTCCGCCGGTCGTTCGCGATCGAGCCGATGACCTGCCCGCCGGACGCGTACAGGTCGGGTCGGGACCTGATCGTGCTGGAGCCGGGGCAGACCTGGCGCGCGTCCTGGGGCGTCCGGTCCACGGCGGCCTGA